The following proteins are co-located in the Gloeocapsa sp. PCC 7428 genome:
- a CDS encoding pentapeptide repeat-containing protein, with amino-acid sequence MRNRSKQASQVDREHRKRCGKHIPPVKQAKFLATFNSFEKRLEVILDWLKNLAFIEIIQLIGNLSILSAAIFVIFNERQQRNTEIYQAWQVITAAYDQPGSGGRIEALEFLNSTPRRIPWFWLEWEQQSLAGLASQKAYLVNIQLSNAILINANLQEAILARANLQNATLLKANLQKSILEEANLQNANLIGANLQNADLAGANLQESVLIGTNLYQANLQIVNLQRAKYTDKNTTPEFCQKYFLSHPCPTVFPSHFNPQVAGMILLR; translated from the coding sequence ATGAGAAACCGAAGTAAGCAAGCATCTCAAGTAGATCGAGAACATCGCAAGCGTTGTGGAAAGCATATTCCACCAGTGAAGCAGGCTAAGTTTTTAGCAACATTTAACTCATTCGAGAAACGTTTAGAAGTTATTCTTGATTGGCTCAAAAACTTAGCGTTTATAGAAATTATTCAACTCATTGGTAATTTATCAATTCTTTCTGCTGCGATTTTTGTTATTTTTAACGAACGCCAACAGCGCAATACAGAAATTTATCAAGCATGGCAAGTGATTACCGCAGCATACGATCAACCTGGAAGCGGTGGGCGCATTGAAGCACTTGAGTTTTTAAATAGTACACCTAGAAGAATCCCTTGGTTTTGGCTAGAGTGGGAGCAACAAAGTTTAGCAGGTTTAGCGTCCCAGAAAGCTTATTTGGTTAATATTCAACTTTCTAATGCAATTTTAATTAACGCCAATTTACAGGAAGCTATTCTGGCAAGAGCTAACTTACAAAATGCTACTTTATTAAAAGCCAATCTCCAAAAATCTATTTTGGAAGAAGCTAACTTACAAAATGCTAATTTGATAGGAGCTAATCTACAAAACGCTGATTTGGCAGGAGCCAATTTACAGGAGTCAGTTTTGATTGGAACTAATTTGTATCAAGCAAATCTGCAAATAGTTAATTTACAAAGAGCAAAATATACAGACAAGAATACAACACCTGAATTTTGTCAAAAATATTTTCTAAGTCATCCTTGCCCTACTGTCTTTCCTAGTCATTTTAATCCTCAAGTAGCAGGAATGATCTTATTAAGGTAG
- a CDS encoding YjdF family protein: MKLTILFNGQFWEGIVEINYEGSFKAGRHIFGSEPKDPEVLNFVIHSALKILENTTSSIELNVCEEKKVNPKRLAREVAKESVRGVSTMAQEVIQRELETRKKEKKVVSKAQKEAEKEQKRLLAQQKAKARHRGKG; encoded by the coding sequence TTGAAGCTGACAATTTTATTTAACGGTCAATTTTGGGAAGGAATAGTTGAAATAAACTACGAAGGTTCTTTTAAAGCCGGAAGACATATATTTGGCTCAGAACCTAAAGATCCTGAAGTTTTGAACTTCGTAATCCATTCCGCACTGAAAATTTTAGAAAATACCACTTCTTCAATAGAATTAAATGTATGTGAAGAAAAGAAAGTTAATCCTAAGCGTCTTGCAAGAGAAGTTGCCAAAGAGTCTGTTAGAGGCGTGTCTACAATGGCACAGGAGGTGATTCAACGCGAGTTAGAAACTCGAAAAAAGGAAAAGAAAGTGGTTTCTAAAGCTCAAAAAGAAGCCGAAAAAGAGCAAAAACGTTTACTTGCGCAGCAAAAAGCAAAAGCAAGACATCGCGGTAAAGGTTAA